The DNA sequence TTTCAGATAAACCTTTTCCGCCTACACTCATCGAGTGTACAAAGCAATTCGAGCAGAAGATAAGCAAAAAGCGAGGTCACTGCAAAAACTGATTCTGCGTTCTCAAGCAGCAAGATTCTTGGCTATTCGTCAAGTCACACAGCTAAATAACGGCAAGAAAACTGCGGGTATCGACGGAAAATTAGCCCTTACATTTAAGGAAAGATTCGACCTCGAAGAAGAACTAAGGATAAAAGCTAATAACTGGAAACACAAAGGTTTACGCGAAATTCCTATCCCCAAAAAGGACGGAACAAAACGCTTACTAAAAGTTCCAACCATCAGCGACAGAGCTTGGCAATGCCTCGCAAAGTACGCCTTAGAATCAGCCCACGAAGCAACCTTTCACGCCAGGAGCTATGGATTTAGAACAGGACGTTCAACGCATGACGCGCAAAGACTTCTGTACAACAACCTACGCTCATATTGCAATGGTATCGAGAAACGAATTATCGAATTAGATATCAAGAAATGCTTCGACAGAATAAGCCACACCTCAATCATGGAAAACTTAATTGCCCCTCAAGGGCTAAAGCTTGGCATCTTCAGATGTCTCAAGGCAGGAACAAACGTAGGATTTCCAGACCAGGGAACACCACAAGGTGGAGTAGCTAGCCCACTTTTAGCGAATATAGCTTTAAACGGAATAGAGCAAATCCACTACTCAATTCGGTACGCCGATGATATGGTATTCATACTCAAACCCCAAGATGAAGCTAACAAAATACTTGAATCAGTCAAAGAATTCTTAGCTGTAAGAGGCATGGAAGTCAGCGAACAAAAAACCAAGCTAACAATCTACGACAGACGGATTTGACTTTCTGGGTTGGAGATTCCAAGTCCAGAAAAACGGAAAATTTAAAAGTCGTCCTTCAGAGAACAACTATAAAGCATTTCGCAAGAAAGTCAAATCCATCATCAATAACTCGAATTATGGTGCAACGGTCAAAGCTGCTAAACTAGCCCCCGTTGTTAGAGGTTGGAGAAATTACCATCGCTTTTGTAAGATGGATGGGGCAAGAAACAGCCTCAGCTACATACGCAAGAAAGCCTACAAGGTATTCAATCGGGAAACTAAACAGAACCGCTACACTAGTAGGAAACTATTAAAACAAGCGTTTCCAGCAGTTACCTACTCCGAAAATAAATTCGTCCAGGTCAAAGGGGAGAAATCACCTTATGACGGCGACTTAATTTACTGGAGCAAGCGTAATAGCAAGCTCTACGATGGAGAAACCTCTAAAGCCCTTAAACGGCAAAACCATTCATGTGCAGCCTGTAAACTAAAATTTACGGCAAAAGAGAGAGTACATTTACATCATGTCGATGGAAATCACAACAACTGGAGTCACGACAACCTTGTAGCAATACATGAATCCTGTCACGACTACCTACACATGAGCAAAAGCAAAAACTAAGAGTTTCGGGAGCTGGATGCGGTGAAAATCGCACGTCCAGATCTAAGAGGGAGGTGCGAGGGATAATACCCTCCATCGACCCTACCATATAACTATTTATTACAGAGTATGGTAATTTGCCAACAACTTTATTGTGTTTGATGCAAGATCGAAGTACAAGAATCAAGAGCAAATGTCGTCAAACGATACAACAAGGAGGATTTTAAAATGAGCGAAAAAAATTACATTTTAATTTCGGCAACTGTTTTTGCTTTAGTGGCACTCTTACATTTGGTCAGACTGTTGGCTCACTGGTCATTTCAAATTGGTACAGTTGCCGTTCCGCTCTGGGGTTCATGGTTAGGACTTTTAATTGGAGCTGGATTGAGCATCTGGGCATTTCGTCTCTTGTCTCAATGGAAAATTAGTC is a window from the Coleofasciculaceae cyanobacterium genome containing:
- a CDS encoding group II intron maturase-specific domain-containing protein produces the protein MGWRFQVQKNGKFKSRPSENNYKAFRKKVKSIINNSNYGATVKAAKLAPVVRGWRNYHRFCKMDGARNSLSYIRKKAYKVFNRETKQNRYTSRKLLKQAFPAVTYSENKFVQVKGEKSPYDGDLIYWSKRNSKLYDGETSKALKRQNHSCAACKLKFTAKERVHLHHVDGNHNNWSHDNLVAIHESCHDYLHMSKSKN
- a CDS encoding reverse transcriptase domain-containing protein; this translates as MYKAIRAEDKQKARSLQKLILRSQAARFLAIRQVTQLNNGKKTAGIDGKLALTFKERFDLEEELRIKANNWKHKGLREIPIPKKDGTKRLLKVPTISDRAWQCLAKYALESAHEATFHARSYGFRTGRSTHDAQRLLYNNLRSYCNGIEKRIIELDIKKCFDRISHTSIMENLIAPQGLKLGIFRCLKAGTNVGFPDQGTPQGGVASPLLANIALNGIEQIHYSIRYADDMVFILKPQDEANKILESVKEFLAVRGMEVSEQKTKLTIYDRRI